The proteins below come from a single Drosophila kikkawai strain 14028-0561.14 chromosome 3R, DkikHiC1v2, whole genome shotgun sequence genomic window:
- the LOC108073373 gene encoding S-formylglutathione hydrolase isoform X2, producing the protein MTLELVSTAKSFEGEQRVYRHRSSTLDCEMTFGVFLPPAALEEKSPCPVLFFLSGLTCSHENFIQKSGFQQHAARHNLIVVNPDTSPRGVDIAGQDDSYDFGSGAGFYVDAKQEPWSKHYKMYSYVTQELVDVVNANFPVVPGRRGIFGHSMGGHGALICALKNPGLYQSVSAFAPIANPTECPWGQKAFAGYIGSNPDDWAQWDATLLVSHYESTPQELFIDQGASDNFLQAKQLLPENLLTAADGNEHIQTIYKQRAGYDHSYFFIATFIAEHISYHAKLLTAT; encoded by the coding sequence ATGACGCTTGAACTGGTTTCCACTGCCAAGAGCTTCGAGGGAGAGCAGCGCGTGTATCGCCACCGTTCCAGCACCTTGGACTGCGAAATGACCTTTGGCGTCTTCCTGCCGCCGGCAGCTCTCGAGGAGAAGAGTCCGTGCCCGGTGCTATTCTTCCTCAGCGGCTTGACCTGCAGCCACGAAAACTTCATCCAGAAGAGCGGCTTCCAGCAGCACGCCGCACGGCACAACCTGATCGTCGTGAATCCAGACACCTCGCCGCGCGGCGTGGACATAGCTGGCCAGGATGATAGCTACGATTTTGGCAGCGGAGCGGGATTCTATGTGGATGCCAAGCAGGAGCCGTGGTCCAAGCACTACAAGATGTACAGCTATGTCACCCAGGAGCTGGTAGATGTGGTGAACGCCAATTTCCCCGTGGTACCAGGACGTCGAGGTATCTTTGGGCACAGCATGGGCGGCCATGGCGCGTTGATTTGTGCCTTGAAGAACCCCGGCTTGTACCAATCAGTGTCGGCGTTTGCCCCAATCGCCAATCCCACTGAATGCCCGTGGGGACAGAAGGCATTCGCCGGCTACATTGGATCGAATCCCGATGACTGGGCCCAGTGGGACGCCACTCTACTGGTGTCGCACTACGAGAGCACGCCGCAGGAGCTCTTCATCGACCAGGGTGCGTCGGACAACTTCCTTCAGGCGAAGCAACTACTGCCGGAGAATCTCCTGACCGCCGCCGACGGAAACGAACACATCCAGACCATCTACAAGCAGCGCGCGGGCTATGACCACAGCTACTTCTTCATCGCCACCTTCATTGCCGAGCACATCTCCTACCACGCCAAACTGCTGACCGCCACATGA